From Spirosoma aerolatum, one genomic window encodes:
- the queA gene encoding tRNA preQ1(34) S-adenosylmethionine ribosyltransferase-isomerase QueA — protein MKLSEFKFDLPDSLIAKYPVERGESRLMVVDRKTKTIEHKQFSDILSYFDDGDVMVINDTKVFPARLYGNKEKTGAKIEVFLLRELNREMKLWDVLVDPARKIRVGNKLYFGDSDLVAEVIDNTTSRGRTIRFLFDGNHEEFMKAIDELGETPIPRAMNREAESADRDDYQTVFAQHVGAVAAPTAGLHFTRAMMKRMEIKGIHFAPITLHVGLGTFRQVDVEDLTKHKTDSENFKITEGSAQIVNTALDAGRRVCAVGTTSLKAIESSVSANSRLKPIEGWTDRFIFPPYDFKIANSLLTSLHLPESILIMMTSAFGGHELIKEAYQIAIKEKYRFFSYGDAMLIL, from the coding sequence ATGAAGTTATCCGAATTCAAATTTGATTTACCCGATAGTCTTATTGCCAAATACCCGGTAGAGCGGGGTGAATCGCGGCTGATGGTCGTTGACCGGAAAACTAAAACCATTGAGCACAAACAGTTTTCGGACATCCTCAGCTATTTTGATGATGGCGACGTGATGGTTATCAATGATACGAAAGTATTTCCAGCACGGCTTTATGGCAATAAGGAAAAAACCGGAGCTAAAATTGAAGTATTTCTGCTTCGCGAGCTTAACCGCGAAATGAAGCTTTGGGATGTGCTGGTCGATCCTGCCCGCAAAATTCGCGTTGGCAATAAACTGTATTTTGGCGATAGTGATCTGGTTGCCGAGGTTATCGATAATACGACTTCACGGGGTCGTACCATCCGCTTTTTATTCGACGGCAACCATGAAGAGTTTATGAAAGCCATCGATGAACTGGGCGAAACACCAATCCCACGGGCTATGAATCGGGAAGCAGAATCTGCCGACCGGGATGATTATCAAACCGTTTTTGCTCAGCATGTCGGTGCCGTAGCAGCCCCTACGGCCGGTCTGCATTTCACCCGTGCCATGATGAAGCGGATGGAAATCAAAGGCATTCATTTCGCTCCTATCACGCTGCATGTAGGGCTAGGCACGTTCCGGCAGGTGGATGTGGAAGACCTCACCAAGCATAAAACGGATTCGGAGAACTTCAAAATCACGGAGGGTTCTGCTCAGATCGTCAATACGGCGCTGGATGCCGGAAGACGGGTTTGTGCTGTAGGGACCACTTCCCTAAAAGCGATTGAATCGTCGGTATCGGCCAATAGTCGGTTAAAGCCCATAGAAGGCTGGACGGATCGGTTCATCTTCCCACCCTACGATTTTAAAATTGCTAACTCCCTGCTAACGAGCCTCCACCTTCCTGAATCAATTCTGATCATGATGACGAGCGCTTTCGGTGGGCATGAACTCATCAAAGAAGCGTATCAGATTGCGATCAAAGAAAAATATCGCTTCTTCAGCTATGGGGATGCCATGCTGATTCTGTAA
- a CDS encoding 2-C-methyl-D-erythritol 4-phosphate cytidylyltransferase, with translation MIDDDQSADSPAADRYAIIVAGGSGSRMKSDIPKQFLLLRGKPILQHTLERFLEVIPASQIFLVLPVTDRTTWLNLCEQHQFSPSLTLVDGGATRFQSVRNGLSAIPVTEGLVAVHDGVRPFVSAEIIQNSFDTAARTGSAVTCVPVKDSVRVVHADGRSQAVDRSHYRLVQTPQTFQLNLFRQAFAVEEQPFFTDCASVMEFAGFPITLIDGSYENIKITTPEDLK, from the coding sequence ATGATTGACGACGATCAATCGGCCGATAGCCCGGCTGCTGACCGATATGCTATTATTGTTGCCGGAGGCAGTGGCAGCCGGATGAAATCGGATATACCAAAACAATTCCTTCTGCTTCGTGGTAAGCCCATACTTCAGCATACCCTGGAACGGTTTCTAGAGGTCATTCCGGCTTCGCAGATTTTTCTGGTCCTGCCTGTTACGGATCGGACAACCTGGTTAAATCTGTGTGAACAGCATCAGTTTTCTCCATCCCTCACGCTTGTAGATGGGGGCGCTACCCGGTTTCAGTCGGTCCGAAACGGACTAAGCGCCATACCTGTGACCGAAGGATTAGTAGCCGTTCATGATGGAGTACGCCCGTTTGTGTCAGCCGAAATCATACAAAACAGTTTCGACACAGCCGCCCGCACGGGTTCGGCAGTTACCTGCGTCCCGGTAAAAGACTCTGTTCGCGTTGTTCATGCCGATGGTCGAAGCCAAGCGGTCGATCGAAGCCACTATCGGTTAGTACAAACTCCACAAACGTTTCAACTCAATCTGTTCAGGCAAGCGTTTGCCGTGGAGGAACAACCCTTTTTTACGGACTGTGCCAGCGTGATGGAGTTTGCCGGATTTCCGATTACGTTGATCGACGGCTCGTACGAAAACATCAAGATTACAACACCGGAAGATCTGAAATAA
- the meaB gene encoding methylmalonyl Co-A mutase-associated GTPase MeaB, with translation MRQRLLAHQYIQGILAGDRLLLSRAITLVESRRPDDQALAQQVLEAVLPTTGQSIRVGVTGVPGVGKSTFIEGFGQYLTNLGHRLAVLTIDPTSQRSGGSLLGDKTRMETLSMNPSAYIRPSPAGDSLGGVAHRTRETILLCEAAGFNIILVETVGVGQSETVVHGMVDFFLLLMLAGAGDELQGMKRGIMELADALCITKADGDNRPAAHRAQVEYQNALHLFPPTGTGWFPPVLTCSALTHDGLAAIWQTIQAHQQLTTNNGHWRQRRQEQQRTWFRSLLRQRLESQFYAQPGMLQQIAAMEEQVLAGKRLPAPAVEALVTNRLLADNQE, from the coding sequence ATGCGTCAACGACTGCTTGCCCATCAATACATCCAAGGCATTCTTGCTGGCGACCGACTGTTATTGAGCCGAGCCATTACGTTGGTTGAAAGCCGTCGGCCCGACGATCAGGCTCTTGCTCAGCAAGTACTGGAGGCTGTTTTACCAACTACCGGCCAATCGATTCGGGTGGGCGTTACGGGCGTTCCTGGCGTTGGAAAAAGCACCTTTATTGAGGGATTTGGTCAGTACCTGACGAACCTGGGGCATCGGTTGGCGGTATTGACCATTGACCCTACCAGTCAACGTTCGGGAGGGAGTCTGCTCGGAGATAAAACACGCATGGAAACCCTCTCGATGAACCCCAGCGCCTACATTCGCCCTTCACCAGCAGGCGATTCGCTAGGGGGCGTGGCTCACCGCACCCGCGAGACGATACTACTTTGCGAGGCAGCGGGTTTCAACATCATTTTGGTCGAAACGGTAGGTGTGGGGCAGTCAGAAACTGTTGTACATGGCATGGTCGATTTCTTCCTGCTGCTAATGCTGGCCGGGGCAGGTGATGAATTACAGGGCATGAAACGTGGGATTATGGAATTGGCCGATGCGCTTTGTATTACCAAAGCTGACGGCGACAATCGACCGGCTGCCCACCGCGCTCAGGTAGAATACCAAAATGCCCTCCATCTGTTTCCTCCCACGGGCACGGGCTGGTTTCCACCAGTACTCACCTGTTCAGCCCTTACCCATGATGGATTGGCTGCTATCTGGCAAACCATTCAGGCACATCAGCAATTGACGACTAACAACGGGCACTGGCGCCAGCGTCGGCAGGAGCAGCAACGTACCTGGTTCCGGTCATTACTGCGACAGCGCCTTGAAAGCCAATTTTATGCTCAGCCGGGTATGCTCCAGCAGATTGCTGCGATGGAAGAACAGGTACTGGCAGGCAAGCGCCTACCCGCTCCAGCGGTAGAGGCTTTAGTAACCAATCGATTACTGGCAGATAACCAGGAGTAA
- a CDS encoding plastocyanin/azurin family copper-binding protein: MYKLLLIGFVLLVQTVKAQRDTTITITTTAALQFDQKRLVVRQQTRLKLIFQNKDDMAHNLVVTRPNSRLRVVEFALALGPKGPAQHHVPVMDEVLAHTRSVEPGTIDSLVVTLTEGAFPFVCTYPGHGSIMYGVIYATNEPKRLLPTDQDPNIPNPERLAETGHRHHQPMNSGHPYLLKLPAVYRTFMPDCGPAAIAVGLPGPEGGQSYVFDAGQCRLRYAWSGGFVDNTDQWEGKGQRLTRIVGEIYFRDTGGFPWRIGTGSEQTPQFKGYRLRNRYPEFQYVVNGVTIHELIRPLPTGRGLVRFFTLSSSKEPIAFLTSVQPGIQLKSSVGQFKNGALRVPAGTRQFTLTMSN; this comes from the coding sequence ATGTATAAATTACTTCTGATAGGCTTTGTCCTACTCGTTCAGACAGTCAAAGCGCAACGGGATACAACGATTACGATTACCACTACAGCCGCGCTTCAATTCGATCAGAAGCGGTTGGTGGTCCGTCAGCAAACGCGGCTGAAACTTATTTTTCAGAACAAAGACGACATGGCCCATAACCTGGTCGTAACCCGACCGAACTCACGCTTGCGGGTAGTCGAATTTGCGCTGGCACTTGGCCCAAAAGGCCCTGCACAGCACCATGTACCCGTAATGGATGAAGTACTCGCTCACACCCGAAGCGTTGAGCCCGGCACCATAGACTCACTGGTTGTCACCCTGACCGAGGGTGCCTTCCCATTTGTCTGCACGTATCCGGGTCACGGATCAATCATGTATGGAGTCATTTACGCTACGAATGAGCCAAAGCGGCTCCTTCCCACCGATCAGGACCCGAACATACCAAATCCCGAACGCTTAGCCGAAACAGGCCATCGACATCACCAGCCGATGAATTCGGGCCATCCCTACCTACTAAAGTTACCAGCCGTTTACCGAACGTTTATGCCCGATTGTGGTCCTGCTGCCATCGCGGTTGGGCTACCTGGACCGGAAGGGGGGCAATCGTATGTATTCGATGCGGGACAATGTCGCCTGCGGTATGCGTGGTCAGGTGGTTTTGTCGATAATACAGATCAGTGGGAGGGCAAGGGCCAGCGTCTCACCAGGATTGTGGGTGAAATTTATTTCCGCGACACAGGCGGCTTTCCCTGGCGGATCGGTACAGGCTCAGAACAGACGCCCCAGTTTAAAGGGTATCGGTTACGAAATCGCTATCCCGAATTTCAGTATGTCGTCAATGGCGTGACTATACATGAACTTATCAGGCCACTTCCTACGGGGCGGGGGCTGGTTCGCTTCTTTACCCTAAGCTCTTCTAAAGAGCCTATCGCTTTTTTAACGTCGGTACAACCAGGTATCCAGTTAAAATCGTCGGTTGGGCAGTTCAAAAATGGGGCGTTGCGAGTACCTGCCGGAACCCGCCAGTTTACGTTAACCATGTCCAACTAA
- a CDS encoding PQQ-dependent sugar dehydrogenase, whose translation MLATLLVSSFLLVAPVDTISDYYEVETIPTPPGLIAETGGLSFLPDGRLAACFHRGEVMLYNPKTKIWKLFAEGLHDPLGVIALNNRQLLVVQRPELTRLTDSDGDGVADTYETITDQYGLSGNYHEFAFGPVRDAKGNIYISLNTASNGAGIRDEVRGQYDALGRQGRMYACVPYRGWVMQLTPDGQLKPFASGFRSPNGIGFDAQGRLFVTDNQGDWLGTSKLYHVEEGKFYGHPTSLVWRPGFPDIDPLTLPVKTLDSMRTVESVAFPHESMAHSPTQIVLDNTGGKFGPFTNQLFIGEMDFPHLLRMLPDEVDGQMQGACVRFFDNGGNRGVRLRIGNNRLAFAPDGSLYLGQTDHGWLGARGIQRIRYKGGPSGNAVPLDIMSMKLTSTGFTLTFTQPLDEASARAVATYRFRSYYYEYHQAYGSPQMDVKSIPVTAVSLSDDHKTVSLTLAELTPGRIYELTLGDLEANTGQKKLMNHLVCYTLNKLKR comes from the coding sequence ATGCTCGCGACACTTCTTGTTTCCTCCTTCCTGCTCGTTGCCCCAGTCGACACAATCTCAGATTATTATGAGGTTGAAACGATTCCTACACCGCCAGGGCTGATAGCCGAAACGGGGGGCCTGTCTTTTCTGCCCGATGGGCGATTGGCAGCCTGTTTTCACCGGGGCGAGGTTATGCTGTATAATCCCAAAACAAAAATCTGGAAACTCTTTGCCGAGGGACTACATGATCCACTGGGGGTGATAGCCCTGAATAACCGTCAGCTTCTGGTCGTGCAACGTCCTGAATTAACCCGTCTGACTGATTCGGATGGTGATGGTGTAGCCGATACCTATGAAACCATTACAGATCAATATGGCCTATCGGGCAATTACCATGAGTTTGCGTTTGGCCCCGTACGAGATGCAAAAGGGAATATATACATTAGCCTGAATACGGCGTCTAATGGAGCGGGAATTCGGGATGAAGTTCGTGGGCAGTATGATGCCCTGGGTCGCCAGGGGCGTATGTATGCCTGTGTCCCCTACCGGGGTTGGGTCATGCAGCTTACACCCGACGGTCAGCTAAAACCGTTTGCCAGTGGATTCCGGTCGCCAAATGGTATTGGTTTTGACGCGCAAGGACGCTTGTTCGTTACCGACAATCAGGGCGACTGGCTAGGCACCAGTAAGTTATATCACGTTGAAGAGGGCAAATTTTATGGGCATCCGACCAGCTTAGTCTGGCGACCAGGCTTTCCCGATATTGATCCATTAACCCTGCCTGTCAAAACGCTTGACAGTATGCGAACGGTTGAGAGTGTAGCGTTCCCCCATGAATCGATGGCTCACTCCCCTACCCAGATTGTTCTGGATAATACAGGGGGGAAGTTTGGGCCCTTTACAAATCAACTGTTTATTGGCGAGATGGACTTCCCGCATCTCTTACGGATGCTGCCGGATGAGGTCGATGGACAGATGCAGGGAGCTTGTGTGCGGTTTTTCGACAACGGCGGTAACCGTGGAGTCCGATTGCGGATTGGCAACAATCGACTGGCATTTGCTCCGGATGGCAGCCTATACCTCGGCCAAACGGATCATGGCTGGCTGGGCGCTCGTGGCATTCAACGGATACGCTACAAAGGCGGCCCATCAGGTAATGCCGTCCCTCTCGACATTATGAGTATGAAACTCACATCTACCGGATTTACCCTAACGTTTACCCAACCCCTCGACGAAGCATCAGCTCGGGCTGTAGCGACCTATCGCTTTCGAAGTTATTACTACGAATACCACCAGGCGTATGGCTCTCCGCAGATGGATGTCAAATCAATTCCAGTAACTGCCGTTTCGCTTTCCGACGATCATAAAACTGTGTCGCTCACCCTCGCCGAATTGACGCCCGGCCGTATTTATGAACTTACGCTTGGCGACTTAGAAGCCAATACAGGCCAGAAAAAATTGATGAATCATCTGGTCTGCTATACATTGAACAAATTAAAACGCTAG
- a CDS encoding SusD/RagB family nutrient-binding outer membrane lipoprotein, whose product MKLKTLAIAAFIVAAGTSCDTKSFLDINTNPNQLPTASPSYVFTNALNTSARNIAGNNDGGGSSEIGFYWSGQWTQGNGYIINTAQFAYQYTNGDFNYWDPYFDNLEDYQYVINNADANNQKYLKGPSKVMKAMLYQQLVDMYGNVPFTDALKATASLAPKFDDQKTVYEGLISLLDEAIVDLKANPFASAFTGSDIVFNGNTTKWAQFANSLKMRILIRQTKVSGRDTYIKTEINKIVTEGSGFITGAEVGIGGTSFYLATAGKLNPVYDRWGYDANGAKRALNNYPRLTKFLIDNLKASGDTLRMKRIAYANGGENSSTPGVSTQKEISANYSGTPFGVSSGYLPANTTSLGPSLLVKGEYNRPYIIMTASEVQFLLAEAKQRYSDVTLPNTAKAYFEEGILQSFRVLGANTAGAAAYKGSGIQNYDWDATTDKLAAIAIQKWISFVNFNGLEAWAEYRRTNLPVIPQSVQVPEANKRPLRFFYPNTESGSNSANVTAQGTIDVFSTKLFWDVD is encoded by the coding sequence ATGAAATTAAAAACATTAGCTATAGCGGCTTTTATTGTCGCAGCAGGAACCAGTTGTGATACGAAGTCATTCCTGGATATTAACACCAACCCCAACCAGTTACCAACCGCTTCGCCCAGCTACGTATTCACCAATGCCCTGAATACATCGGCACGAAATATAGCCGGAAACAACGACGGGGGCGGTTCGAGCGAAATTGGTTTCTACTGGTCGGGCCAGTGGACACAAGGGAACGGGTACATTATCAATACGGCTCAGTTCGCTTACCAGTATACCAACGGGGATTTCAACTATTGGGACCCATACTTCGATAACCTGGAAGATTATCAGTATGTAATCAACAATGCGGATGCCAACAATCAGAAGTATCTGAAAGGTCCCTCGAAAGTGATGAAGGCCATGCTTTACCAACAACTGGTCGATATGTATGGCAACGTTCCATTTACTGATGCATTGAAAGCAACGGCTTCGCTGGCGCCTAAATTCGATGATCAGAAAACGGTATACGAAGGGTTGATCTCTTTATTGGACGAAGCCATCGTTGATTTGAAAGCCAACCCGTTTGCCAGTGCTTTTACGGGTTCCGACATCGTTTTCAACGGGAATACGACCAAGTGGGCTCAATTTGCCAACTCGCTCAAAATGCGGATTCTGATTCGTCAGACTAAAGTTTCGGGAAGAGATACATATATCAAAACCGAAATCAATAAAATTGTTACGGAAGGGTCGGGCTTTATTACAGGCGCTGAAGTAGGTATTGGCGGTACTTCATTCTATCTGGCTACGGCAGGTAAACTAAATCCCGTTTATGATCGCTGGGGCTATGATGCCAACGGTGCCAAGCGGGCATTGAACAACTACCCGCGTTTGACGAAGTTCCTGATCGACAACCTCAAAGCATCGGGAGATACCCTGCGGATGAAGCGGATTGCGTATGCCAATGGTGGTGAGAACTCGTCGACACCGGGTGTTAGTACGCAGAAAGAAATTTCGGCTAACTATTCGGGAACACCATTTGGTGTAAGTTCGGGTTACCTGCCTGCCAATACGACCTCGCTGGGTCCCAGCCTGCTTGTAAAAGGTGAGTATAACCGACCATACATTATTATGACGGCTTCAGAAGTCCAGTTCCTGCTGGCGGAGGCCAAACAACGCTACAGTGATGTAACGCTTCCGAACACGGCTAAGGCCTATTTTGAAGAAGGTATTCTACAGTCGTTCCGGGTATTGGGAGCGAATACGGCAGGCGCAGCGGCCTATAAAGGTAGTGGTATCCAGAATTATGACTGGGATGCTACGACGGATAAACTGGCGGCTATCGCTATCCAGAAATGGATTTCCTTCGTGAACTTCAATGGTCTTGAGGCATGGGCAGAATACCGTCGGACAAACTTGCCGGTTATTCCGCAAAGCGTTCAGGTGCCAGAAGCTAACAAACGGCCACTGCGGTTTTTCTATCCAAATACAGAGTCGGGTTCAAACTCGGCCAACGTAACGGCACAGGGTACGATTGATGTGTTCAGCACCAAACTGTTCTGGGATGTCGATTAA
- a CDS encoding SusC/RagA family TonB-linked outer membrane protein produces MRKYLLTQFLLCLFAIPLLAQNRTITGKITSSEDGSVLPGVTVLLKGTNQGTTTNSDGTYQISANKGDVLQVSFIGFATTSIKIENQSTVDVALKPDASQLQEVVVTAQGVRKSQRELGYAVSKVATEDVTVGRSPQLAQALSGKVTGLAVYNINNSVDPAVKVVLRGYRSLTGNNEALVVLDGMQTTSTVLALINPNDIESVTILKGGQAATLYGSAGINGAILITTKKGVKGKLKVAYSNSTNFDQISFLPQLQDKYGSGSHYATSFGGAGYKTDYLERMKDNWRPYENQQYGDQFDGSTRIQGRTAEDGSQLIIPYSAIPDARRKAFDTGVSVNNQVNFSGGDETSSFYMSIENQSIAGIVPHDKSNRTGTRLSATKEYGKVTASFNAAYTQASYDRTSADFYNDVLNQPANLPLADLRNWQTNPLANPNGFYNDYYNNPYFNADNQRMKYKDANLNGNLNINFKPTPWLSFNERLGVMNNSRTGKNTTGKFLYSDWAKTKSFIPAPYYHDGDGTGIYRAITDILGSVLDYSGTENVINNEFQINLTKDFGPVTTKLLLGNSVYQRTTKNIAIGSSSIVVPDVYNVANRQGELTGGEILTQERRIGYYADLTANYKNWLILNGSFRFDQTSKFFKPSRPSNYYSYPYYGAALSFIATDAFPNIRSSFLNYAKFRANYNKNANDNIPLYGLDLTYPNGSGFPYGNTVGLTVGNTLPDANLKPEIVYSSEIGAEFQLLNNRINIDVSAYTQTSQGQVITVRIPNSTGFQNLLINVGETKNWGYEAELKYLIARGNKFSWDASVRYSYNDNKVVDLYPGVNEFQYGGFSYANTNVIKDMRFPYLKTDGYQYAPDGSGRVLVNATTGYPLRNTQLQGRGGVLPRHIAGLGSKIEYGDFGFTFNFEYRGGNVMFSDLGRQMTFTGTGKWTEDRAPHIFPNSAYLGPDGTTVVPNTTLNVREAEYSLWVDNYRLISENFVTPAWFIKLRDINLSYRLPQSLINKTKIFSGASIALYGRNLLTIVDKLNYYTDPEFSYQGNPSPGSQATSTPTMTSAIGTGINTTTQTPPVRQYGVNINLSF; encoded by the coding sequence ATGCGTAAATATCTACTCACACAGTTTTTACTGTGTCTGTTCGCTATTCCATTGCTTGCCCAAAATCGGACAATCACTGGGAAAATCACTTCATCAGAAGACGGCTCAGTCTTACCGGGGGTTACCGTTTTATTAAAAGGTACGAACCAGGGTACAACAACAAACTCCGACGGTACATACCAAATCTCTGCGAATAAGGGTGATGTACTTCAGGTAAGCTTTATTGGTTTTGCAACCACAAGTATTAAAATTGAAAACCAATCGACGGTTGATGTTGCGTTAAAGCCTGATGCTTCACAGCTTCAGGAGGTCGTCGTTACGGCCCAGGGTGTTCGGAAAAGCCAGCGGGAATTGGGGTATGCCGTATCAAAGGTAGCCACGGAAGATGTAACCGTGGGACGTTCTCCCCAACTGGCTCAGGCTCTTTCCGGTAAAGTAACGGGTCTTGCTGTATATAACATTAATAACAGCGTTGACCCAGCGGTAAAGGTCGTACTTCGGGGGTATCGTTCGTTGACGGGTAACAACGAAGCCCTGGTTGTATTGGATGGAATGCAGACTACGTCTACAGTTCTGGCGCTGATTAACCCGAATGACATTGAGAGCGTAACGATTTTGAAAGGTGGTCAGGCAGCTACACTGTACGGATCGGCGGGTATCAACGGGGCTATTCTGATCACGACCAAAAAAGGGGTAAAAGGAAAGCTGAAAGTAGCATACTCGAATAGCACAAACTTCGATCAGATCAGTTTCCTACCGCAACTTCAGGATAAATACGGTTCAGGCTCCCACTATGCTACCTCGTTTGGGGGTGCTGGTTATAAGACCGATTACCTGGAGCGTATGAAAGACAATTGGCGGCCGTACGAAAACCAGCAGTATGGTGATCAATTCGACGGATCGACGCGGATTCAGGGCCGTACCGCCGAAGATGGTAGCCAGCTAATTATTCCGTATTCAGCTATTCCTGATGCACGCCGGAAAGCATTCGACACAGGTGTATCAGTAAACAATCAGGTTAATTTCTCGGGTGGCGACGAAACCAGCTCGTTCTATATGTCGATTGAAAACCAGTCGATTGCTGGGATTGTACCACATGACAAAAGCAACCGGACGGGTACTCGTTTGTCGGCTACCAAAGAATATGGTAAAGTAACGGCCAGTTTCAATGCTGCTTACACGCAGGCCAGCTACGACCGTACGTCGGCTGATTTCTATAACGATGTACTGAACCAGCCTGCCAACTTACCCCTGGCCGATCTGCGCAACTGGCAAACCAATCCGTTGGCTAACCCGAACGGTTTTTATAATGACTACTATAACAACCCGTATTTCAACGCCGATAACCAACGCATGAAATACAAGGATGCCAACCTGAACGGGAACCTGAACATCAATTTCAAACCGACTCCCTGGTTGTCGTTCAATGAGCGTCTGGGGGTAATGAATAATTCGCGTACGGGCAAAAACACGACGGGCAAATTCCTGTATTCGGACTGGGCCAAAACCAAGTCGTTTATTCCTGCACCCTATTATCATGATGGTGATGGTACCGGAATCTATCGGGCAATTACTGATATTCTGGGTAGCGTTCTGGATTATTCTGGTACTGAGAATGTAATCAACAATGAATTCCAGATCAATCTAACGAAGGACTTTGGCCCGGTAACGACCAAGTTATTATTAGGTAACAGTGTTTATCAGCGTACTACTAAGAATATTGCGATTGGATCAAGCTCGATTGTTGTGCCTGATGTATACAACGTAGCCAACCGCCAGGGCGAATTGACAGGGGGCGAAATTCTTACGCAGGAACGTCGTATCGGTTATTATGCTGACTTAACCGCTAATTATAAGAACTGGCTGATTTTGAACGGATCGTTCCGTTTCGACCAGACGTCGAAATTCTTTAAGCCAAGCCGTCCATCGAATTATTATTCGTATCCGTATTATGGTGCTGCTCTTTCGTTTATCGCAACGGATGCTTTCCCAAATATTCGGTCGTCGTTCCTGAACTATGCTAAGTTCCGGGCTAACTACAACAAGAACGCGAACGATAACATCCCGCTGTATGGCCTGGATCTGACTTATCCGAATGGTTCTGGTTTCCCATACGGAAACACGGTTGGTCTGACGGTAGGTAATACACTGCCCGATGCGAACCTGAAGCCAGAGATTGTGTATTCGTCTGAAATCGGGGCTGAATTCCAGTTATTGAACAACCGGATCAATATTGACGTATCGGCGTATACCCAGACATCGCAAGGCCAGGTAATCACCGTTCGTATTCCGAACTCGACGGGTTTCCAGAACCTGCTGATCAATGTTGGTGAAACCAAGAACTGGGGGTACGAAGCAGAGTTGAAATACCTGATTGCACGGGGTAACAAATTCTCCTGGGACGCCAGCGTGCGGTATTCGTACAACGACAACAAAGTTGTAGACCTGTATCCGGGCGTGAATGAATTCCAGTATGGCGGATTCTCGTATGCCAACACGAATGTAATCAAAGACATGCGTTTCCCATACCTGAAAACGGATGGTTATCAGTACGCTCCAGATGGTTCTGGTCGAGTGTTGGTAAATGCTACTACAGGGTATCCCTTGCGTAATACGCAGTTGCAAGGTCGGGGTGGGGTATTGCCACGGCACATTGCTGGTTTGGGATCGAAAATCGAATATGGTGATTTCGGCTTTACGTTTAACTTCGAATACCGGGGTGGCAACGTGATGTTCAGTGATTTAGGTCGTCAAATGACCTTTACCGGAACGGGTAAATGGACGGAAGACCGCGCTCCGCACATCTTCCCGAATTCGGCTTATTTAGGACCAGATGGAACCACGGTTGTACCGAATACGACACTGAATGTTCGGGAAGCTGAGTACTCATTGTGGGTAGATAACTACCGGCTGATTTCGGAAAACTTCGTTACACCAGCCTGGTTTATCAAACTCCGCGACATCAACCTGTCGTATCGGTTGCCACAGAGCCTGATCAACAAAACAAAAATTTTCTCGGGAGCCAGCATCGCCCTGTATGGCCGGAACCTGCTGACGATTGTTGATAAGCTTAACTACTACACCGATCCTGAGTTCAGCTACCAGGGTAACCCCTCTCCAGGTAGCCAGGCCACTTCGACACCTACAATGACTTCTGCTATTGGAACGGGTATTAATACCACAACCCAGACTCCTCCAGTACGGCAGTATGGCGTGAACATCAACCTCTCGTTTTAA